From Amphiprion ocellaris isolate individual 3 ecotype Okinawa chromosome 2, ASM2253959v1, whole genome shotgun sequence, a single genomic window includes:
- the suco gene encoding SUN domain-containing ossification factor isoform X3, whose protein sequence is MKRLRVLLVCLIVALLCWYPSQHVYCSEQSLSGPGRSALDKDPDSHEQEQDSMQNKVVEEWTAHTSYDMGLETERAALEKLAQQNIHHEQTVNPQEPEVEERKSDPESDTVPVVPEPEPTTDPQTDLDLQTHTKDHEQDAPVPSTPEPVPAQGQVSTDAPTLAETSSDAHAANPSLDSNPATSPDEAENSPTSQSAAATHTGAVWVASAGDELPVDSFVYAEHSDSQCGVIPPKLATCENSPFGSPLSSADEAVIEDQRSDQKHSSGPEPDVRPTPGLVDQEQQQQQQQQRRQEFEDGLSNLDREGNTSHRHQDQQTADPNIVNDPSVPHEKEIPTFDEWKKQVLEVEKEKSQSLHTSTTGTPHPVKKVQKNFKNNYASVECGAKILSANTEAKSTSAILMENMDLYMLNPCSNKIWFVIELCEPIQVKQLDIANFELFSSTPKDFLVSISDRYPTNKWVKLGTFHARDERIVQSFPLDEQLYAKYVKMFIKYIKVELLSHFGSEHFCPLSLIRVFGTSMVEEYDEIADSQYPSERLEYLDEDYDYPPGYQPSEDKASKNLLGSATNAILNMVNNIAANVLGGKPELEGGAESGGNTTAEGTEKKGSTDAAAKPTEATHDSAVLEPAKLEQAVTEEDTHVSGDSSTSSPSSFESEEGRQIVTLVEEEEDEEPRQSTVTLMEGEEEEEKREEETRKEADRNQWESQTYCPFSSFSSLSLSCMATLPELLHRWCSARLAKERLRSLKRRHLSSQTQTHPVVNTPILTHTPPQIPVPSPTPPQEALPLTEKAPEPEAPVKGQNEGKPLGEVHITDTNLNIHTPDAHTPELSILLEPSRTSTIPPHSFSDIQSSLTRPTPTHEEMLLPPFKDGALDPLLTPPLQAGSIPETQQASSATPTLSVSTPPQPLSSETASPGVVVPSVKEQPVQPLPTATRPEDLIPPPTELPTAVPPTDTQTDTVKSGTDSGDSQRQSVQASQIHGEQGDSLSQTVEPHRVDDTVEEFLLSTNGNGNIHRTATDFYAELQNGGDYNGGAVNGNSVLLNGGAVHGSSQKESVFMRLNNRIKALEMNMSLSSRYLEELSQRYRRQMEEMQKAFNKTIIKLQNTSRMAEEQDQKQTDSIQILQSQLENVTKLMLNLTATVSQLQREVSDRQSYLVVSLVLCLSLGLLLCLQCCRSSSPSPSTNTAALPKSNHYPSPKRCFSSYDDMSLKRRVTCPLVRSKSFHLSSTEGPDDLYIVEPLRFSPEKKQKKRCKTKSLDKVETLKAFDPSAPIANGDPKCNGFHPCLPAPPPPPLPLPPPPPPPPSLLPPPPSTEEAPSLPACISKEIAPETTSCSSSTHSEESYTSRLPPPSPIFPSSSMCNGHGLSFPLSQPPVKARQEKRSTKRRKSRQTELQFPHMPGGSVGALPSLQQLMKGNKEMSVGTIGVTAVTGHV, encoded by the exons gtaCCCCAGTCAACATGTGTATTGTTCAGAGCAGAGCTTGTCTGGCCCAGGTCGGTCTGCCCTGGACAAAGACCCTGACAGCCACGAGCAGGAGCAGGACTCCATGCAAAACAAG GTGGTGGAAGAATGGACGGCACATACATCATATGACATGGGATTAGAGACGGAAAGAGCAGCGCTAGAAAAGCTAGCACAACAGAACATACACCACGAACAG ACTGTGAATCCACAGGAACCTGAGGTGGAAGAGAGAAAGTCAGACCCAGAGTCAGATACTGTACCTGTTGTTCCTGAGCCAGAACCTACCACAGACCCCCAGACTGACTTGGACCTGCAGACTCACACCAAGGACCATGAGCAGGATGCTCCAGTCCCCTCGACTCCAGAACCAGTTCCAGCACAGGGCCAAGTGTCCACAGATGCCCCAACCCTAGCAGAGACCTCCAGTGACGCCCATGCTGCAAATCCCAGCCTGGACTCAAACCCAGCCACATCCCCAGATGAAGCTGAAAACTCACCTACCTCACAGAGTGCTGCCGCCACCCACACAGG TGCAGTGTGGGTTGCCAGTGCAGGAGATGAACTCCCAGTAGACAGCTTTGTCTATGCTGAGCACTCTGATTCACAGTGCGGGGTCATTCCCCCCAAACTGGCAACCTGTGAAAACTCCCCTTTTGGCAGTCCTCTCTCCAG TGCGGATGAGGCCGTCATAGAGGACCAGCGGTCAGACCAGAAGCACAGTTCTGGTCCTGAACCAGATGTTCGGCCCACTCCAGGCCTGGTGGACcaggaacaacaacaacaacagcagcaacagcggCGGCAGGAGTTCGAGGATGGCCTATCTAATTTGGACCGGGAGGGCAACACCTCCCACCGCCATCAAGACCAGCAG ACTGCAGATCCCAACATTGTCAATgatccctcagtaccccatgaAAAAGAGATCCCCACTTTTGACGAGTGGAAGAAGCAAGTCTTGGAGGTGGAGAAGGAGAAAA GTCAGTCTCTCCATACCTCAACCACCGGCACCCCTCATCCAGTGAAAAAGGTCCAGAAAAACTTCAAGAATAACTACGCTTCTGTGGAGTGTGGTGCCAAGATACTCTCTGCCAACACTGAGGCCAAG AGCACTTCAGCTATTCTCATGGAGAATATGGACCTATACATGCTAAATCCGTGCAGCAACAAAATCTG GTTTGTGATAGAGCTCTGTGAGCCCATTCAAGTCAAGCAGCTGGACATTGCCAACTTTGAGCTCTTCTCATCAACACCTAAAGACTTTCTAGTCTCCATCAGTGACAG GTATCCCACCAACAAGTGGGTAAAGTTGGGTACTTTCCATGCCCGTGATGAGCGGATAGTCCAGAGTTTTCCACTGGATGAACAGCTTTACGCTAAATATGTCAAG ATGTTCATCAAGTACATAAAG GTTGAACTCCTCTCTCACTTTGGATCAGAACACTTCTGTCCCCTCAGTCTAATCAG gGTGTTTGGCACCAGCATGGTAGAGGAGTATGATGAGATAGCAGATTCCCAGTACCCTTCAGAGAGACTAGAGTACTTGGATGAAGACTATG ACTATCCTCCTGGCTACCAACCATCAGAGGACAAGGCTTCTAAAAACCTGCTTGGTTCAGCAACCA ATGCCATCCTAAACATGGTAAACAACATTGCTGCTAATGTGCTCGGCGGAAAGCCAGAGCTGGAGGGTGGAGCAGAATCAGGAG GTAACACAACAGCAGAGGGGACTGAAAAGAAGGGGAGCACAGACGCTGCAGCTAAACCAACTGAAGCCACTCACGACTCTGCAGT ACTGGAGCCTGCAAAGCTAGAACAAGCTGTGACTGAGGAGGACACACATGTCTCCGGTGACTCTTCCACATCTTCCCCCTCATCATTTGAATCCGAGGAGGGCAGACAGATTGTCACTCTGgtcgaggaggaggaggacgaagagCCCAGACAGTCGACTGTCACTCtgatggagggagaggaggaagaagagaagagagaggaggagacgaGGAAGGAGGCAGACAGGAACCAGTGGGAAAGCCAGACATACTgtcctttctcctccttctcctccctgtCTCTGTCCTGCATGGCCACCCTGCCTGAGCTGCTCCATCGCTGGTGCTCCGCCCGGCTGGCCAAGGAGAGACTGCGCAGCCTTAAGAGGAGGCATCTTAGCTCTCAGACACAGACTCACCCTGTTGTGAACACCCCtatcctcacacacacacccccacagATCCCTGTTCCTTCCCCAACACCTCCACAAGAAGCTCTTCCTCTCACAGAAAAAGCTCCAGAACCTGAGGCGCCTGTTAAAGGCCAAAATGAGGGGAAACCTCTAGGTGAGGTACACATCACTGATACAAATCTTAACATTCACACACCTGATGCACACACTCCAGAGCTCAGCATCCTCCTTGAGCCTAGCAGAACCTCCACCATCCCTCCTCACAGTTTCTCAGACATCCAAAGCTCCCTGACACGACCTACCCCGACCCATGAGGAGATGCTGTTACCTCCATTTAAAGATGGAGCCCTGGACCCTCTCCTGACTCCTCCCCTCCAAGCTGGCTCCATCCCAGAGACGCAGCAGGCCAGCAGTGCCACCCCGACTCTTTCTGTCAGCACTCCCCCACAGCCTCTGTCTTCTGAGACGGCCTCTCCTGGTGTTGTGGTTCCCTCTGTTAAAGAGCAGCCTGTTCAGCCTCTTCCCACTGCAACAAGGCCTGAAGACCTCATCCCCCCTCCCACTGAACTGCCAACAGCTGTCCCACCGACTGACActcagacagacacagttaAGTCGGGCACAGACAGCGGGGACTCTCAGAGACAAAGTGTTCAGGCTTCTCAGATCCATGGGGAGCAGGGGGACTCTCTCTCTCAGACAGTAGAGCCCCATCGGGTGGATGACACAGTGGAAGAGTTCCTGTTAAGCACTAATGGGAACGGCAACATCCACCGGACAGCAACAGACTTCTATGCAGAGCTGCAGAACGGTGGCGATTATAACGGTGGAGCAGTGAATGGGAACAGCGTCTTATTGAATGGAGGAGCTGTTCACGGATCCAGCCAGAAGGAGAGTGTGTTCATGAGGCTGAACAACAGGATCAAAGCTCTGGAGATGAACATGAGTCTGTCCAGCAGATACCTGGAGGAGCTCAGCCAGAG GTACCGTAGACAGATGGAAGAGATGCAGAAAGCGTTCAATAAGACCATCATCAAACTGCAGAACACCTCCCGCATGGCTGAGGAGCAG GATCAGAAACAGACTGATTCCATCCAGATCCTGCAGAGCCAGCTGGAGAACGTCACTAAACTGATGCTCAATCTCACAGCTACAGTCAGCCAGCTGCAGAGAGAG gtatccGACCGTCAGAGCTACCTGGTGGTGTCTCTGgttctgtgtctgtctctgggGCTCCTGCTGTGTTTGCAGTGCTGTCGCAGCTCGTCTCCCAGCCCCAGCACCAATACTGCTGCTCTTCCCAAGAGCAACCACTACCCTAGCCCCAAGAG atgtttctcctcctatGATGATATGAGCCTAAAGCGCAGGGTGACCTGCCCACTTGTTCGCTCCAAGTCATTCCACCTGTCTTCAACAGAAG GTCCAGATGACTTGTACATTGTAGAACCTCTAAGGTTTTCTCCAGAGAAAAAG CAGAAAAAACGCTGCAAGACAAAGTCTTTGGACAAAGTTGAGACTCTCAAGGCGTTCGATCCCTCTGCTCCCATCGCAAACGGGGATCCCAAGTGTAACGGCTTCCACCCTTGCCTCCCAGcgcctcctccccctccccttcCCCTGCCTCCgcctccccctccacctccctcctTGCTGCCTCCCCCTCCATCCACAGAGGAGGCGCCGTCATTGCCCGCTTGCATCTCCAAGGAGATCGCCCCGGAGACcaccagctgcagctcatccacCCACTCTGAGGAGTCCTACACGAGccgcctccctcctccctcccccatATTCCCCTCCTCCAGCATGTGCAACGGCCACGGCCTCTCCTTCCCCCTCAGCCAGCCTCCCGTCAAGGCCCGCCAGGAGAAGCGCTCGACGAAGCGGCGGAAGTCTCGACAGACGGAGCTGCAGTTCCCCCACATGCCGGGCGGCAGCGTCGGCGCTCTGCCCAGCCTGCAGCAGCTTATGAAGGGAAACAAGGAGATGAGCGTCGGGACCATCGGGGTGACAGCGGTCACCGGACATGTCTGA
- the suco gene encoding SUN domain-containing ossification factor isoform X7: MKRLRVLLVCLIVALLCWYPSQHVYCSEQSLSGPGRSALDKDPDSHEQEQDSMQNKVVEEWTAHTSYDMGLETERAALEKLAQQNIHHEQTVNPQEPEVEERKSDPESDTVPVVPEPEPTTDPQTDLDLQTHTKDHEQDAPVPSTPEPVPAQGQVSTDAPTLAETSSDAHAANPSLDSNPATSPDEAENSPTSQSAAATHTGAVWVASAGDELPVDSFVYAEHSDSQCGVIPPKLATCENSPFGSPLSSADEAVIEDQRSDQKHSSGPEPDVRPTPGLVDQEQQQQQQQQRRQEFEDGLSNLDREGNTSHRHQDQQTADPNIVNDPSVPHEKEIPTFDEWKKQVLEVEKEKSQSLHTSTTGTPHPVKKVQKNFKNNYASVECGAKILSANTEAKSTSAILMENMDLYMLNPCSNKIWFVIELCEPIQVKQLDIANFELFSSTPKDFLVSISDRYPTNKWVKLGTFHARDERIVQSFPLDEQLYAKYVKMFIKYIKVELLSHFGSEHFCPLSLIRVFGTSMVEEYDEIADSQYPSERLEYLDEDYDYPPGYQPSEDKASKNLLGSATNAILNMVNNIAANVLGGKPELEGGAESGGNTTAEGTEKKGSTDAAAKPTEATHDSAVLEPAKLEQAVTEEDTHVSGDSSTSSPSSFESEEGRQIVTLVEEEEDEEPRQSTVTLMEGEEEEEKREEETRKEADRNQWESQTYCPFSSFSSLSLSCMATLPELLHRWCSARLAKERLRSLKRRHLSSQTQTHPVVNTPILTHTPPQIPVPSPTPPQEALPLTEKAPEPEAPVKGQNEGKPLGEVHITDTNLNIHTPDAHTPELSILLEPSRTSTIPPHSFSDIQSSLTRPTPTHEEMLLPPFKDGALDPLLTPPLQAGSIPETQQASSATPTLSVSTPPQPLSSETASPGVVVPSVKEQPVQPLPTATRPEDLIPPPTELPTAVPPTDTQTDTVKSGTDSGDSQRQSVQASQIHGEQGDSLSQTVEPHRVDDTVEEFLLSTNGNGNIHRTATDFYAELQNGGDYNGGAVNGNSVLLNGGAVHGSSQKESVFMRLNNRIKALEMNMSLSSRYLEELSQRYRRQMEEMQKAFNKTIIKLQNTSRMAEEQDQKQTDSIQILQSQLENVTKLMLNLTATVSQLQREVSDRQSYLVVSLVLCLSLGLLLCLQCCRSSSPSPSTNTAALPKSNHYPSPKRCFSSYDDMSLKRRVTCPLVRSKSFHLSSTEAEKTLQDKVFGQS, translated from the exons gtaCCCCAGTCAACATGTGTATTGTTCAGAGCAGAGCTTGTCTGGCCCAGGTCGGTCTGCCCTGGACAAAGACCCTGACAGCCACGAGCAGGAGCAGGACTCCATGCAAAACAAG GTGGTGGAAGAATGGACGGCACATACATCATATGACATGGGATTAGAGACGGAAAGAGCAGCGCTAGAAAAGCTAGCACAACAGAACATACACCACGAACAG ACTGTGAATCCACAGGAACCTGAGGTGGAAGAGAGAAAGTCAGACCCAGAGTCAGATACTGTACCTGTTGTTCCTGAGCCAGAACCTACCACAGACCCCCAGACTGACTTGGACCTGCAGACTCACACCAAGGACCATGAGCAGGATGCTCCAGTCCCCTCGACTCCAGAACCAGTTCCAGCACAGGGCCAAGTGTCCACAGATGCCCCAACCCTAGCAGAGACCTCCAGTGACGCCCATGCTGCAAATCCCAGCCTGGACTCAAACCCAGCCACATCCCCAGATGAAGCTGAAAACTCACCTACCTCACAGAGTGCTGCCGCCACCCACACAGG TGCAGTGTGGGTTGCCAGTGCAGGAGATGAACTCCCAGTAGACAGCTTTGTCTATGCTGAGCACTCTGATTCACAGTGCGGGGTCATTCCCCCCAAACTGGCAACCTGTGAAAACTCCCCTTTTGGCAGTCCTCTCTCCAG TGCGGATGAGGCCGTCATAGAGGACCAGCGGTCAGACCAGAAGCACAGTTCTGGTCCTGAACCAGATGTTCGGCCCACTCCAGGCCTGGTGGACcaggaacaacaacaacaacagcagcaacagcggCGGCAGGAGTTCGAGGATGGCCTATCTAATTTGGACCGGGAGGGCAACACCTCCCACCGCCATCAAGACCAGCAG ACTGCAGATCCCAACATTGTCAATgatccctcagtaccccatgaAAAAGAGATCCCCACTTTTGACGAGTGGAAGAAGCAAGTCTTGGAGGTGGAGAAGGAGAAAA GTCAGTCTCTCCATACCTCAACCACCGGCACCCCTCATCCAGTGAAAAAGGTCCAGAAAAACTTCAAGAATAACTACGCTTCTGTGGAGTGTGGTGCCAAGATACTCTCTGCCAACACTGAGGCCAAG AGCACTTCAGCTATTCTCATGGAGAATATGGACCTATACATGCTAAATCCGTGCAGCAACAAAATCTG GTTTGTGATAGAGCTCTGTGAGCCCATTCAAGTCAAGCAGCTGGACATTGCCAACTTTGAGCTCTTCTCATCAACACCTAAAGACTTTCTAGTCTCCATCAGTGACAG GTATCCCACCAACAAGTGGGTAAAGTTGGGTACTTTCCATGCCCGTGATGAGCGGATAGTCCAGAGTTTTCCACTGGATGAACAGCTTTACGCTAAATATGTCAAG ATGTTCATCAAGTACATAAAG GTTGAACTCCTCTCTCACTTTGGATCAGAACACTTCTGTCCCCTCAGTCTAATCAG gGTGTTTGGCACCAGCATGGTAGAGGAGTATGATGAGATAGCAGATTCCCAGTACCCTTCAGAGAGACTAGAGTACTTGGATGAAGACTATG ACTATCCTCCTGGCTACCAACCATCAGAGGACAAGGCTTCTAAAAACCTGCTTGGTTCAGCAACCA ATGCCATCCTAAACATGGTAAACAACATTGCTGCTAATGTGCTCGGCGGAAAGCCAGAGCTGGAGGGTGGAGCAGAATCAGGAG GTAACACAACAGCAGAGGGGACTGAAAAGAAGGGGAGCACAGACGCTGCAGCTAAACCAACTGAAGCCACTCACGACTCTGCAGT ACTGGAGCCTGCAAAGCTAGAACAAGCTGTGACTGAGGAGGACACACATGTCTCCGGTGACTCTTCCACATCTTCCCCCTCATCATTTGAATCCGAGGAGGGCAGACAGATTGTCACTCTGgtcgaggaggaggaggacgaagagCCCAGACAGTCGACTGTCACTCtgatggagggagaggaggaagaagagaagagagaggaggagacgaGGAAGGAGGCAGACAGGAACCAGTGGGAAAGCCAGACATACTgtcctttctcctccttctcctccctgtCTCTGTCCTGCATGGCCACCCTGCCTGAGCTGCTCCATCGCTGGTGCTCCGCCCGGCTGGCCAAGGAGAGACTGCGCAGCCTTAAGAGGAGGCATCTTAGCTCTCAGACACAGACTCACCCTGTTGTGAACACCCCtatcctcacacacacacccccacagATCCCTGTTCCTTCCCCAACACCTCCACAAGAAGCTCTTCCTCTCACAGAAAAAGCTCCAGAACCTGAGGCGCCTGTTAAAGGCCAAAATGAGGGGAAACCTCTAGGTGAGGTACACATCACTGATACAAATCTTAACATTCACACACCTGATGCACACACTCCAGAGCTCAGCATCCTCCTTGAGCCTAGCAGAACCTCCACCATCCCTCCTCACAGTTTCTCAGACATCCAAAGCTCCCTGACACGACCTACCCCGACCCATGAGGAGATGCTGTTACCTCCATTTAAAGATGGAGCCCTGGACCCTCTCCTGACTCCTCCCCTCCAAGCTGGCTCCATCCCAGAGACGCAGCAGGCCAGCAGTGCCACCCCGACTCTTTCTGTCAGCACTCCCCCACAGCCTCTGTCTTCTGAGACGGCCTCTCCTGGTGTTGTGGTTCCCTCTGTTAAAGAGCAGCCTGTTCAGCCTCTTCCCACTGCAACAAGGCCTGAAGACCTCATCCCCCCTCCCACTGAACTGCCAACAGCTGTCCCACCGACTGACActcagacagacacagttaAGTCGGGCACAGACAGCGGGGACTCTCAGAGACAAAGTGTTCAGGCTTCTCAGATCCATGGGGAGCAGGGGGACTCTCTCTCTCAGACAGTAGAGCCCCATCGGGTGGATGACACAGTGGAAGAGTTCCTGTTAAGCACTAATGGGAACGGCAACATCCACCGGACAGCAACAGACTTCTATGCAGAGCTGCAGAACGGTGGCGATTATAACGGTGGAGCAGTGAATGGGAACAGCGTCTTATTGAATGGAGGAGCTGTTCACGGATCCAGCCAGAAGGAGAGTGTGTTCATGAGGCTGAACAACAGGATCAAAGCTCTGGAGATGAACATGAGTCTGTCCAGCAGATACCTGGAGGAGCTCAGCCAGAG GTACCGTAGACAGATGGAAGAGATGCAGAAAGCGTTCAATAAGACCATCATCAAACTGCAGAACACCTCCCGCATGGCTGAGGAGCAG GATCAGAAACAGACTGATTCCATCCAGATCCTGCAGAGCCAGCTGGAGAACGTCACTAAACTGATGCTCAATCTCACAGCTACAGTCAGCCAGCTGCAGAGAGAG gtatccGACCGTCAGAGCTACCTGGTGGTGTCTCTGgttctgtgtctgtctctgggGCTCCTGCTGTGTTTGCAGTGCTGTCGCAGCTCGTCTCCCAGCCCCAGCACCAATACTGCTGCTCTTCCCAAGAGCAACCACTACCCTAGCCCCAAGAG atgtttctcctcctatGATGATATGAGCCTAAAGCGCAGGGTGACCTGCCCACTTGTTCGCTCCAAGTCATTCCACCTGTCTTCAACAGAAG CAGAAAAAACGCTGCAAGACAAAGTCTTTGGACAAAGTTGA